From Gemmatimonadaceae bacterium, a single genomic window includes:
- a CDS encoding penicillin-binding protein 1A: MAFFSLLSRRPWLGWLLVLALFGGGLGVGTLLGAWTVICRDGRCPSIASLEAYVPRQTSKVFAADGRFVTELGLERRTLVTLKDIPKHVQDAVVKTEDRRFYSHHGIDYFRIFGAALRNVKAGGYAQGFSTITMQLARNVFSDRISREKTLLRKLKEARVARAIEQRYSKQRILELYLNQVYLGNGAYGVETASQRYFGKSVRDVTVAEAAVLAGLLKGPERYNPRRFADRAIQRRNTVLELMRREGAITDADASLAKAYPLQLAERTESGDIAPYFVEWVRQELEEHFGKRLYDEGLKVYTSLDVDMQLAAERALENQLQAIEAGRHGKYAHLTYEGYLARSADGGETGAANSPYLQGAFVALDPRTGAVRAMVGGRDFGDSKFNRAVQAMRQPGSTFKPIVYASAVHQGFSPAQVVDDSPISLDQVSGETWTPSNYDMKFMGAMPMRKALYMSRNLAAIRTGMAVGEEGVISMARKFGITTPIPPYPSIFIGSADVYPIQMIGAYSVFANLGLRTSPYAIVRVENAEGKVIWKPEPEREAVLSPEESWLMVSMMKDVVVRGTGARIWQSGFHVPAGGKTGTTNDGADVWFIGYTADLVAGVWMGFDKPQKIKANAQGGELAAPAWAAFMTEVYRRKPQPPDWPRPDGVIVREVDAVTGRLANSNCTGNLVTEFFVQGTEPTKSCTDPAGPSPFVIDTARYRSKADTSNPFRLPPS, translated from the coding sequence GGACCGTGATCTGCCGCGACGGGCGCTGCCCGTCCATCGCCTCGCTCGAAGCCTACGTGCCCCGGCAGACCTCCAAGGTCTTTGCCGCCGATGGGCGCTTCGTCACCGAACTGGGGCTCGAGCGCCGGACGCTGGTGACGCTCAAGGACATCCCGAAGCATGTCCAGGACGCCGTCGTGAAGACCGAAGACCGGCGCTTCTACAGCCACCACGGCATCGACTACTTCCGCATCTTCGGGGCGGCGCTCCGGAACGTGAAGGCCGGCGGCTACGCGCAGGGCTTCTCCACGATCACGATGCAGCTCGCCCGCAACGTCTTCTCCGATCGCATCTCGCGCGAGAAGACGCTGCTCCGGAAGCTCAAGGAAGCCCGCGTGGCCCGCGCGATCGAGCAGCGCTACTCCAAGCAGCGCATTCTCGAGCTCTATCTCAATCAGGTCTATCTGGGCAACGGCGCCTACGGCGTGGAGACAGCGTCGCAGCGCTATTTCGGCAAGTCGGTGCGCGACGTCACGGTGGCCGAGGCCGCGGTGCTGGCGGGGCTGCTCAAGGGACCCGAGCGCTACAATCCGCGCCGCTTTGCCGATCGGGCCATTCAGCGGCGCAACACGGTGCTCGAGCTGATGCGCCGCGAGGGCGCCATCACCGACGCGGATGCCTCCCTTGCCAAGGCATATCCGCTGCAGCTCGCCGAGCGCACCGAAAGCGGTGATATCGCACCGTACTTTGTGGAGTGGGTTCGCCAGGAGCTCGAGGAGCACTTTGGCAAGCGGCTCTACGATGAAGGGCTCAAGGTGTACACGAGTCTCGACGTGGACATGCAGCTCGCTGCCGAACGCGCGCTGGAGAACCAGCTGCAGGCGATCGAAGCCGGGCGCCACGGCAAGTACGCGCATCTCACCTACGAGGGGTATCTCGCCCGCAGCGCCGATGGTGGTGAGACCGGCGCGGCGAACTCGCCGTACCTGCAGGGCGCCTTCGTGGCGCTCGACCCGCGCACCGGGGCCGTTCGCGCGATGGTGGGCGGCCGCGACTTCGGTGACTCCAAGTTCAACCGCGCGGTGCAGGCGATGCGCCAGCCGGGATCGACGTTCAAGCCGATCGTGTACGCGAGTGCGGTGCATCAGGGCTTCAGCCCCGCGCAGGTGGTGGACGATTCGCCGATCTCGCTCGATCAGGTGAGCGGCGAGACGTGGACGCCCAGCAACTACGACATGAAGTTCATGGGCGCGATGCCGATGCGCAAAGCGCTCTACATGTCTCGCAATCTGGCGGCGATTCGCACCGGCATGGCGGTGGGCGAAGAGGGCGTCATCTCGATGGCCCGCAAGTTCGGCATCACGACGCCCATTCCGCCGTACCCGTCGATCTTCATCGGCTCGGCGGACGTCTATCCGATTCAGATGATCGGCGCCTACTCGGTGTTCGCCAACCTCGGGCTGCGGACCTCGCCGTACGCGATCGTGCGGGTGGAGAATGCCGAAGGGAAGGTGATCTGGAAGCCCGAACCGGAGCGCGAGGCAGTGCTCTCGCCCGAAGAGTCGTGGCTGATGGTCAGCATGATGAAGGACGTCGTGGTGCGCGGCACCGGCGCGCGCATCTGGCAGAGCGGCTTCCATGTCCCGGCCGGCGGCAAGACGGGGACGACCAACGACGGTGCCGACGTGTGGTTTATTGGCTACACGGCGGATCTGGTGGCCGGTGTGTGGATGGGCTTCGACAAGCCGCAGAAGATCAAGGCCAACGCGCAGGGCGGCGAACTGGCCGCGCCGGCGTGGGCCGCGTTCATGACCGAAGTGTACCGTCGCAAGCCGCAGCCGCCCGACTGGCCGCGCCCCGATGGCGTGATCGTGCGTGAAGTGGACGCGGTGACGGGGCGGCTCGCCAACAGCAACTGCACCGGCAACCTGGTGACGGAGTTCTTCGTGCAGGGCACGGAGCCCACCAAGAGCTGCACCGATCCGGCCGGTCCGTCGCCGTTCGTGATCGACACGGCGCGCTATCGCAGCAAGGCCGACACCTCGAATCCGTTCCGCCTGCCCCCGTCGTGA
- a CDS encoding amidohydrolase family protein — translation MTGARTLYSAAWVLPMAAAPLPNGAVLVEGDAIAWVGAAAAFPESADVRRVDLGAAALLPGLVNAHSHLELTTLRGYLEGFAFRDWLVTLTRVRRDVLTAEDLLDASRLGIVEALAHGITTLADTTDSAAPLVAMRELGVRGIGYVEVFGPDPVQRDGSMARLRERVADLRTQDTALVRTGISPHAPYTVSVPLFRAAAEYARAEALPMAVHIAESAAEVAFVVEGAGPFADGLRARGIAVAPQARSPIALLDACGVLEARPLLIHAIRTDDDDLARVADAGATIVHCPVSNAKLGHAIAPLDRMLAHGIATGLGTDSVASNDRMHLLEEARQACLFHALRSGEPDSLHPSRALELATVGGARALGLDTLIGTLEVGKQADLAAFPLVQPWAPAVFDPTVTLVHVLGGSARASLVTVAGKELVRGGEVLGVDPGLYARVESVSGRLRRDH, via the coding sequence GTGACCGGCGCCCGCACTCTCTATTCGGCCGCCTGGGTCCTCCCCATGGCGGCCGCGCCTCTTCCCAACGGCGCGGTGCTCGTGGAGGGGGACGCGATCGCGTGGGTCGGTGCCGCCGCGGCGTTCCCGGAGTCTGCCGACGTGCGCCGGGTGGATCTCGGTGCCGCCGCGCTCCTGCCGGGCCTCGTGAACGCGCACAGTCATCTCGAGCTCACCACGCTGCGCGGGTATCTCGAGGGGTTTGCGTTCCGCGACTGGCTGGTGACGCTCACACGGGTGCGGCGCGATGTGCTGACGGCCGAGGATCTCCTCGATGCGTCGCGCCTGGGGATCGTGGAAGCGCTGGCGCACGGCATCACCACCCTGGCCGATACCACCGATTCGGCGGCCCCGCTGGTCGCCATGCGCGAACTCGGCGTGCGTGGCATTGGGTATGTGGAGGTCTTCGGCCCCGATCCGGTGCAGCGCGATGGATCGATGGCACGGCTGCGCGAGCGGGTGGCGGACCTACGGACGCAGGATACGGCGCTGGTGCGCACGGGCATTTCGCCGCACGCGCCGTATACGGTGTCCGTGCCGCTTTTCCGCGCTGCCGCCGAGTATGCGCGCGCAGAGGCGCTGCCGATGGCCGTGCACATCGCCGAGAGTGCCGCCGAGGTGGCATTCGTGGTGGAGGGCGCGGGACCGTTCGCCGATGGATTGCGCGCGCGCGGTATTGCCGTCGCGCCGCAGGCGCGGTCACCGATTGCGCTGCTGGATGCCTGCGGGGTGCTGGAGGCGCGCCCGCTCCTCATTCATGCGATTCGCACCGACGATGACGATCTCGCCCGCGTCGCCGACGCCGGTGCGACGATCGTGCACTGCCCCGTGTCGAACGCCAAGCTCGGTCACGCCATCGCGCCGCTCGACCGGATGCTGGCGCACGGCATCGCCACCGGCCTCGGAACCGATTCGGTGGCGAGCAACGACCGCATGCATCTGCTGGAGGAAGCGCGGCAGGCCTGTCTGTTTCACGCCCTGCGGTCGGGGGAACCGGACTCGCTGCATCCGTCACGGGCGCTGGAACTGGCCACGGTTGGTGGTGCGCGCGCGCTCGGGCTCGACACGCTGATCGGCACGCTCGAGGTCGGCAAACAGGCAGATCTGGCGGCGTTTCCCCTCGTCCAGCCTTGGGCGCCGGCGGTCTTTGATCCGACGGTCACGCTCGTCCACGTGCTCGGTGGTTCGGCGCGGGCGTCCCTCGTCACGGTGGCGGGGAAGGAACTCGTGCGCGGGGGGGAGGTGCTGGGCGTGGATCCCGGCCTCTACGCGCGGGTCGAGTCCGTATCAGGGCGCCTTCGGCGCGACCACTAA
- a CDS encoding HNH endonuclease yields the protein MIAGCLALNASYEPLTMVPLRRALRLVIDGKAEIVEADLAVPVRSEKQAYPRPAVIRLTRYVHVPRRFRRQVTNTFLFARDDYQCQYCGRRQSELKPRESLTRDHLIPMSRGGTNEWSNVVTACSPCNTKKANRMPNEIGMHPLHVPVEPHFVHLSWAVRRLTPIQSQYIRTFYGEDTLRELQKIEGATRPLVSERL from the coding sequence GTGATCGCCGGCTGTCTCGCACTGAATGCGTCGTACGAACCCCTGACGATGGTCCCGCTGCGGCGGGCCCTTCGCCTCGTCATTGACGGCAAGGCCGAGATCGTCGAGGCCGACCTGGCAGTCCCCGTACGATCGGAAAAGCAGGCCTATCCGCGCCCGGCGGTCATTCGCCTGACGCGTTACGTGCACGTGCCGCGGCGTTTCCGCCGGCAGGTCACGAACACGTTCCTCTTCGCGCGCGACGACTATCAGTGCCAGTACTGTGGGCGCCGGCAGAGCGAGCTCAAGCCGCGGGAATCGCTCACCCGCGATCACCTCATTCCGATGTCGCGCGGCGGCACGAACGAGTGGTCGAACGTGGTCACGGCGTGCAGTCCGTGCAACACGAAGAAGGCCAATCGCATGCCGAATGAAATCGGGATGCACCCGCTGCACGTGCCGGTCGAACCGCACTTCGTGCATCTGTCGTGGGCCGTGCGCCGCCTGACGCCGATCCAGTCGCAGTACATCCGCACCTTCTACGGTGAGGACACCCTGCGCGAACTGCAGAAGATCGAAGGGGCCACGCGCCCGCTCGTCAGCGAGCGCTTGTAG
- a CDS encoding sigma-54 dependent transcriptional regulator, which produces MPSVLIVDDEPNIRRMVGALLSAEGYDVRDAADGATGLALAEVTEPDIALVDLMMPGELDGLGLLEKLRERRPDVPVVMMSGRAALTDAVRATKLGAFTFLEKPLTPEGVLLALASAFELRQARRAAAALREDLGISGEMIGESPALRDVRALIARVGPTDARVLITGESGTGKELVAAALHEASPRRDRPFIRVNCAAIPRDLVESEMFGHERGAFTGATERRIGRFELAHTGTLFLDEVGDLGAEAQAKLLRAIEAREIERVGGGKPIKIDVRILAATNKDLTRAVADGSFREDLFFRLNVIPMQLPPLRDRPGDLPALVRHFSARHRSRTGRPLVQWRDEALGALSAYRWPGNVRELANVVERLAILHAGSEVTRADVHQVLPPDVAPTSNGTPSQGMVAVETVGEGLPLSDALDAYERKLIAAALAQSDGNVAEAARRLQTDRPNLYRRMRRLGLGTSGEA; this is translated from the coding sequence ATGCCCAGCGTCCTCATCGTCGACGACGAACCGAACATCCGGCGCATGGTTGGTGCCTTGCTGTCGGCCGAGGGGTACGACGTGCGCGACGCGGCCGATGGCGCCACCGGGCTGGCCCTCGCCGAGGTCACGGAGCCGGATATCGCGCTCGTCGATCTCATGATGCCGGGTGAACTCGACGGGCTGGGGCTGCTCGAGAAGTTGCGCGAGCGGCGCCCCGATGTGCCGGTCGTGATGATGAGCGGCCGCGCCGCGCTGACCGATGCCGTCCGCGCCACCAAGCTCGGCGCGTTCACGTTCCTCGAGAAGCCGCTGACCCCCGAGGGGGTGCTGCTCGCGCTCGCGTCGGCGTTCGAACTGCGCCAGGCACGCCGCGCGGCCGCCGCGTTGCGTGAGGATCTCGGGATCTCGGGCGAGATGATCGGCGAGTCGCCGGCGCTGCGCGACGTGCGCGCGCTCATTGCGCGCGTGGGGCCCACCGATGCGCGCGTGCTCATCACCGGCGAGTCGGGCACCGGCAAGGAGCTGGTCGCTGCGGCCCTGCACGAGGCCAGCCCGCGGCGCGACCGGCCGTTCATTCGCGTGAACTGCGCCGCCATTCCGCGCGATCTGGTGGAAAGCGAGATGTTCGGCCATGAACGCGGCGCCTTCACCGGCGCCACCGAACGGCGCATCGGCCGCTTCGAACTCGCGCACACCGGCACGCTCTTTCTCGATGAGGTGGGCGACCTGGGCGCTGAAGCGCAGGCCAAGCTGCTGCGCGCCATCGAAGCGCGCGAGATCGAGCGCGTCGGGGGCGGCAAGCCGATCAAGATCGACGTGCGCATCCTCGCCGCGACCAACAAGGATCTCACGCGCGCGGTGGCCGACGGCTCGTTCCGTGAGGATCTGTTCTTCCGCCTGAACGTCATCCCCATGCAGCTGCCCCCGCTCCGCGATCGCCCGGGCGACCTGCCGGCGCTCGTGCGCCACTTCTCGGCGCGCCATCGCAGCCGCACCGGTCGGCCGCTCGTGCAGTGGCGCGACGAGGCGCTCGGGGCGCTCAGCGCCTACCGGTGGCCCGGCAACGTGCGCGAGCTCGCGAATGTCGTGGAGCGCCTCGCCATCCTGCACGCCGGCAGCGAGGTGACGCGCGCCGATGTGCATCAGGTGCTCCCGCCCGATGTCGCGCCGACCTCGAACGGCACGCCATCGCAGGGCATGGTGGCGGTGGAGACGGTGGGCGAAGGCCTCCCGCTCAGCGACGCCCTCGATGCCTATGAGCGCAAGCTCATTGCCGCCGCCCTCGCGCAAAGCGACGGCAACGTCGCCGAAGCGGCCCGACGGTTGCAGACCGATCGCCCCAATCTGTATCGACGGATGCGGCGGCTGGGGCTGGGGACGAGTGGGGAGGCGTGA